One genomic window of Arthrobacter caoxuetaonis includes the following:
- the rpsB gene encoding 30S ribosomal protein S2, with protein sequence MPVVTMRQLLDSGVHFGHQTRRWNPKMKRFIFTERNGIYIIDLQQSLSYIDRAYEFVKATVAHGGTVLFVGTKKQAQEAIAEQATRVGQPYVNQRWLGGMLTNFQTVAKRIQRMKELEEINFDDVAASGHTKKELLLLKRELTKLESNLGGIRNLTKAPSVVWIVDTQKEHLAVDEAKKLNIPVVAILDSNCDPDDVDFPIPGNDDAIRSVNLLTRVIADAVAEGLIVRHNKSGNTEAPAEPLAEWERELLEGAAAPAAEEAPAAEAAAEAPAAEAAPEAPAAEAPAEEAK encoded by the coding sequence ATGCCCGTCGTTACCATGCGCCAGCTGCTCGACAGCGGCGTTCACTTTGGTCACCAGACCCGCCGTTGGAACCCGAAGATGAAGCGCTTCATCTTCACCGAGCGCAACGGCATCTACATCATTGACCTGCAGCAGTCGCTGTCCTACATCGACCGCGCTTACGAGTTCGTCAAGGCCACTGTTGCCCACGGCGGAACCGTGCTGTTCGTCGGCACGAAGAAGCAGGCTCAGGAAGCCATCGCAGAGCAGGCCACCCGCGTTGGCCAGCCCTACGTGAACCAGCGCTGGCTCGGCGGCATGCTCACCAACTTCCAGACCGTCGCCAAGCGGATCCAGCGCATGAAGGAACTCGAAGAGATCAACTTCGACGACGTCGCTGCGTCCGGCCACACCAAGAAGGAGCTCCTGCTCCTCAAGCGTGAGCTGACCAAGCTGGAATCCAACCTGGGCGGCATCCGCAACCTGACCAAGGCTCCGTCCGTGGTCTGGATCGTGGACACCCAGAAGGAACACCTCGCCGTTGACGAGGCCAAGAAGCTGAACATCCCGGTTGTCGCCATCCTCGACAGCAACTGCGATCCGGACGACGTCGACTTCCCGATCCCGGGCAACGACGACGCCATCCGCTCCGTCAACCTGCTGACCCGCGTTATCGCCGACGCCGTTGCTGAGGGCCTGATCGTCCGCCACAACAAGTCCGGCAACACCGAAGCCCCGGCTGAGCCGCTGGCTGAGTGGGAGCGCGAACTGCTCGAAGGCGCAGCTGCTCCGGCCGCTGAAGAGGCTCCGGCCGCTGAAGCCGCTGCTGAAGCTCCGGCCGCTGAGGCTGCTCCGGAGGCTCCCGCCGCCGAAGCTCCCGCTGAAGAAGCAAAGTAA
- the pyrH gene encoding UMP kinase — protein sequence MDHALTETEAPRRRVLLKLSGEVFGGGKLGVDPETVRSVAKQIAATVGEVETAIVVGGGNFFRGAELSQSGMDRSRADYMGMLGTVMNCLALQDFLEQAGVETRVQSAITMGQVAEAYIPRRAIRHLEKGRVVIFGAGAGLPYFSTDTVAAQRALEVHADEVLMAKSGVDGVYTADPNKDPSAKRLDTLTYDDALRQDIRVMDQTAMTMCKDNNLSMVVFGMEGEGNVTRAIRGENIGTVVSN from the coding sequence ATGGACCACGCCCTGACAGAAACCGAAGCTCCGCGCCGCCGCGTGCTGCTCAAGCTCTCCGGCGAGGTGTTCGGCGGAGGCAAGCTGGGCGTGGACCCGGAAACGGTACGCTCCGTCGCCAAACAGATTGCGGCCACCGTAGGCGAAGTCGAGACTGCCATCGTGGTCGGGGGAGGCAACTTCTTCCGAGGCGCCGAGCTGTCCCAGAGCGGCATGGACCGTTCCCGCGCTGACTACATGGGCATGCTGGGAACCGTCATGAACTGCCTGGCGCTCCAGGACTTCCTCGAGCAGGCAGGCGTGGAGACCCGCGTCCAGAGTGCCATCACCATGGGTCAGGTGGCAGAGGCCTACATTCCGCGGCGTGCCATCAGGCACCTGGAGAAGGGTCGCGTCGTCATCTTTGGCGCCGGTGCCGGCCTGCCGTACTTCTCCACTGACACAGTTGCCGCCCAGAGGGCCCTTGAAGTGCACGCAGACGAAGTCCTCATGGCAAAGTCGGGTGTAGACGGCGTCTACACCGCCGACCCCAACAAGGATCCCAGCGCCAAGCGCCTGGATACCCTCACCTATGACGATGCCCTGCGCCAGGACATCCGCGTCATGGACCAGACCGCCATGACCATGTGCAAGGACAATAACCTTTCCATGGTTGTCTTCGGCATGGAGGGCGAAGGCAACGTGACCCGCGCCATCCGCGGCGAGAACATCGGGACGGTCGTTTCCAACTAG
- the tsf gene encoding translation elongation factor Ts — protein sequence MANYTAADIKALRERTGAGMMDVKKALDEANGDADKAMELIRIKGLKGATKREGRSTAEGLVAAKVIDGTVGVMVELNCETDFVAKSAKFIELADRVLAAAVESGAADAESLLAFEVDGKPLSEVVVEEGAILGEKVVVRRVARIEGKTVDAYLHKTSKDLPAQVGVLFAVDGEGDDAFTAAHDVAVHTAAYAPTYLTRDEVPSDIVENERRIADESARAEGKPEAALPKIVEGRLTGFFKEIVLLDQPFAKDSKKTVAAVLEEAGVKPTAFARFRVGA from the coding sequence ATGGCGAACTACACCGCTGCTGATATCAAGGCTCTGCGCGAGCGCACCGGCGCCGGCATGATGGATGTGAAGAAGGCTCTCGACGAGGCCAACGGCGATGCCGACAAGGCCATGGAGCTCATCCGCATCAAGGGCCTGAAGGGCGCTACCAAGCGCGAAGGCCGTTCCACTGCCGAGGGCCTGGTTGCTGCCAAGGTCATCGACGGAACCGTCGGCGTCATGGTCGAACTGAACTGCGAGACTGACTTCGTTGCCAAGTCCGCCAAGTTCATCGAACTGGCTGACCGCGTCCTCGCCGCAGCCGTGGAGTCCGGCGCAGCTGACGCCGAGTCCCTGCTGGCCTTCGAGGTCGACGGCAAGCCGCTGTCCGAGGTCGTCGTTGAAGAAGGCGCGATCCTGGGCGAAAAGGTTGTTGTCCGCCGCGTGGCACGCATCGAAGGCAAGACCGTCGACGCGTACCTGCACAAGACTTCCAAGGACCTTCCGGCACAGGTCGGCGTGCTCTTCGCTGTTGACGGCGAAGGTGACGACGCCTTCACTGCGGCCCACGACGTCGCAGTCCACACCGCTGCTTACGCTCCGACCTACCTGACCCGGGACGAAGTTCCCTCGGACATCGTAGAGAACGAACGCCGCATCGCTGACGAGTCCGCACGCGCCGAGGGCAAGCCCGAGGCCGCGCTGCCGAAGATCGTTGAAGGACGCCTCACCGGCTTCTTCAAGGAGATCGTGCTTCTGGACCAGCCCTTCGCGAAGGACTCCAAGAAGACCGTTGCAGCCGTGCTTGAAGAGGCCGGCGTCAAGCCGACCGCCTTCGCCCGGTTCCGCGTCGGCGCCTAA
- a CDS encoding murein hydrolase activator EnvC family protein, with the protein MTRLRRATPLRAAVLLLLMVAALAAAPWPGAAVPAPGALAAWQWPVTPQPDVVRGFDKPAQRWLAGHRGVDLAAAGGTAVRSPAGGTVRFAGHVVDRPVLTVDHGGGLVSSFEPVASTLSPGEAVAAGQTVGLLDVRPPALDPPGTKQPHCPGSCLHWGVRLDGEYVDPLRFILDRRPSILLPLPAGPGS; encoded by the coding sequence ATGACCAGACTCCGAAGGGCAACCCCCCTGCGTGCCGCCGTCCTGCTCCTGCTCATGGTCGCGGCACTGGCCGCTGCCCCTTGGCCGGGAGCGGCAGTTCCAGCGCCGGGGGCCCTGGCCGCGTGGCAGTGGCCGGTTACACCGCAGCCCGACGTCGTCCGCGGCTTCGACAAACCTGCCCAGCGCTGGCTGGCCGGGCACCGCGGCGTGGACCTCGCCGCGGCCGGCGGAACTGCTGTCCGCAGTCCGGCCGGCGGCACGGTCCGCTTTGCCGGACACGTCGTGGACCGGCCAGTGCTGACTGTCGATCACGGGGGCGGCCTGGTCAGCAGCTTCGAGCCCGTGGCCTCGACGCTGTCTCCGGGTGAAGCTGTGGCGGCCGGGCAGACCGTGGGGCTGCTGGACGTCCGGCCCCCTGCCCTGGACCCGCCCGGAACGAAGCAGCCGCACTGCCCCGGCAGCTGTCTGCATTGGGGAGTGCGGCTGGACGGGGAGTATGTGGACCCCCTGCGCTTTATCCTGGACCGGCGGCCGAGCATCCTGCTTCCGCTGCCCGCCGGTCCCGGATCCTAG
- a CDS encoding acyl-CoA dehydrogenase family protein produces the protein MATIDVDNLPYADGDFYAFEDLLSDKERDRLHEVRSWLSAEVKPYANDWWNAGEFPFHMIPKLAELDVVSPVYRQGYSNLFAGLCHAEFTRADTSFATFMGVHDGLFTGSIEALASQEQKDAWLPDIYSMKKIGAFGLTEPLGGSDVAGGTRTTARREGGNWVLNGAKRWIGNATFSDWVVIYARDEADNQVKGFLVDTKTEGYSATKIENKIALRTVQNADIVLDNVVVSDDFHLKGANSFRDTNKVLKVTRLAVAWQAVGQQMAAFDVARRYAVQREQFGKPLASFQLVQEQLVQILGNTVSSMGMMVRLAQLEDEGRAKDEQSALAKAFTTARMRESVALGRSILGGNGIVTDYGMAKVFADAEAIYSYEGTYEINTLVTGRAITGIAAFV, from the coding sequence ATGGCAACTATCGACGTCGATAACCTCCCGTACGCGGACGGCGACTTCTATGCATTCGAAGACCTGCTCAGCGACAAGGAGCGCGACCGCCTGCATGAGGTTCGGAGCTGGCTCAGCGCCGAAGTGAAGCCGTACGCCAACGACTGGTGGAATGCCGGGGAGTTCCCCTTCCACATGATTCCGAAGCTGGCTGAACTGGATGTGGTGTCCCCGGTCTACCGGCAGGGCTATTCCAACCTCTTCGCCGGGCTGTGCCATGCGGAGTTCACCCGCGCAGACACCTCGTTCGCCACCTTCATGGGCGTGCACGACGGACTGTTCACCGGTTCCATCGAAGCGCTGGCTTCTCAGGAGCAGAAGGATGCCTGGCTTCCGGACATCTACTCGATGAAGAAAATTGGCGCTTTCGGCCTGACCGAGCCGCTGGGCGGCTCCGACGTTGCCGGCGGAACCCGCACCACGGCCCGTAGGGAAGGCGGGAACTGGGTGCTCAACGGTGCGAAGCGCTGGATCGGCAACGCCACGTTCTCCGACTGGGTTGTGATCTACGCACGCGACGAAGCCGACAACCAGGTCAAGGGCTTCCTGGTCGACACCAAGACCGAAGGCTATTCGGCAACCAAGATCGAGAACAAGATCGCCCTGCGCACCGTCCAGAACGCCGATATTGTCCTCGACAACGTCGTCGTCAGCGACGACTTCCACCTCAAGGGCGCCAACAGCTTCCGGGACACGAACAAGGTCCTGAAGGTCACACGCCTGGCCGTTGCCTGGCAGGCCGTTGGCCAGCAGATGGCCGCGTTCGACGTCGCACGCCGCTACGCCGTGCAGCGCGAGCAGTTCGGCAAGCCGCTGGCATCGTTCCAGCTTGTGCAGGAGCAGCTGGTGCAGATCCTGGGCAACACGGTCAGCTCGATGGGCATGATGGTCCGCCTGGCGCAGCTCGAGGACGAGGGCCGCGCCAAGGATGAGCAGTCAGCCCTTGCCAAGGCCTTTACCACTGCCCGGATGCGTGAATCCGTGGCACTGGGCCGCAGTATCCTCGGCGGCAACGGAATCGTCACTGACTACGGCATGGCCAAGGTCTTCGCAGACGCCGAAGCCATCTACTCCTACGAGGGAACGTACGAAATCAACACGCTCGTCACCGGGCGCGCCATCACCGGAATCGCAGCGTTCGTCTAG